The following proteins come from a genomic window of Acetobacteroides hydrogenigenes:
- a CDS encoding C45 family peptidase, with protein sequence MKRTLKYISIGLLAIFVLLVGTITVLYISADMGTPKVSVNLKNYQVLDTNGFRTCNGNYLRQSESGLWEAYIHGDPLTRGVAMGRLSQDLLAYQEKVFVDQIKEIIPSESYLKFLRFFTVVFNRNLGKYIPEEYRKEIYGISLSCTDEYNAIGTPYERQLNYHAAHDIGHTMQEYMLVGCSSFAVWDKKSEDSSLLVGRNFDFYVGDDFAKNKLVSFVNPQSGYKFASVGWAGMVGVLSGMNEAGLTVTINAAKGDIPTSAAMPISILVREILQYASTIKEAYAIAQKHHTFVSESLLIGSTKDGKAAIIEKTPSQIGLFESKSDRIICTNHYQSETFRNDPKNIENIATSDSPYRYRRLEKLLEDKKPLSPNLAAKILRDRLGVNGEDIGLTNEKSLNQSICHHSVIFKPKEGLMWVSTTPWQSGKMVCYSLKKIFANPDFSRELADKKLTIAVDSTFIRNDYARIVEFRALAKQIKKSISTDSPLSADSLNKLVAVNPNMYHTYELLGNYYAHFDNPAKAAYYWRMALKKEIPRVNERESIEKKIKNLSK encoded by the coding sequence ATGAAGAGAACTTTAAAGTATATATCCATTGGATTGCTAGCAATTTTTGTTTTGCTAGTTGGAACTATTACGGTACTTTATATAAGTGCTGATATGGGCACTCCTAAGGTTTCGGTTAACCTGAAGAATTACCAGGTTTTGGACACCAATGGTTTTAGAACCTGCAATGGGAATTACCTTCGTCAAAGCGAGAGCGGTCTTTGGGAGGCGTATATCCATGGAGATCCTTTAACTAGAGGCGTTGCAATGGGGCGTTTATCTCAAGACCTGTTAGCTTATCAAGAAAAGGTATTTGTCGATCAGATTAAGGAGATCATTCCTTCTGAGAGCTACCTGAAGTTCCTTCGTTTCTTTACCGTTGTCTTCAATAGGAATCTGGGCAAATATATTCCAGAGGAGTACAGAAAAGAGATATATGGAATTTCTCTTTCATGTACTGATGAGTACAACGCAATAGGGACTCCTTACGAGCGACAGCTAAACTACCATGCAGCACACGATATTGGCCATACCATGCAGGAGTATATGCTGGTGGGATGTAGCTCTTTTGCTGTTTGGGATAAAAAGAGCGAGGACTCTTCGCTACTGGTTGGGCGTAACTTCGATTTTTATGTGGGCGACGATTTTGCAAAGAATAAGCTTGTTTCTTTCGTAAATCCTCAAAGTGGCTATAAGTTTGCATCTGTTGGGTGGGCCGGAATGGTAGGTGTTCTTTCGGGGATGAACGAGGCTGGCCTTACCGTTACCATTAATGCTGCGAAAGGCGACATTCCTACGTCGGCGGCAATGCCGATTTCTATTCTTGTTCGCGAGATACTTCAGTATGCCTCAACCATCAAAGAGGCGTACGCAATAGCACAGAAGCATCACACCTTTGTATCCGAATCGCTCCTAATCGGTTCGACAAAGGACGGTAAGGCTGCAATTATCGAAAAAACTCCATCGCAGATTGGGCTATTCGAAAGCAAGAGCGATCGTATAATATGTACAAATCACTATCAGTCTGAGACCTTTAGGAACGATCCGAAGAACATTGAAAATATTGCAACCTCCGATAGCCCGTACCGATATAGGCGTTTGGAAAAGCTTTTGGAGGATAAGAAACCGCTAAGTCCGAACTTGGCTGCTAAAATCCTTCGAGATAGGTTAGGCGTGAACGGAGAGGATATCGGATTGACCAACGAGAAATCGCTCAACCAGTCCATCTGTCACCATTCCGTTATCTTTAAACCGAAAGAGGGTTTGATGTGGGTTTCTACCACTCCATGGCAGTCGGGCAAGATGGTGTGCTACAGCTTAAAAAAGATATTTGCAAATCCCGATTTTAGCAGAGAACTTGCCGATAAGAAGCTGACTATTGCTGTTGACTCTACCTTTATCCGAAACGACTATGCAAGAATTGTTGAGTTTAGGGCGTTGGCTAAGCAAATCAAAAAATCTATTAGTACAGACAGTCCGTTAAGTGCCGATTCGCTGAATAAGCTAGTGGCTGTAAATCCGAATATGTACCACACGTACGAGCTACTTGGAAACTATTACGCCCATTTCGACAATCCCGCAAAGGCTGCCTATTACTGGAGGATGGCTCTTAAAAAGGAGATTCCTCGGGTAAATGAACGCGAATCAATTGAGAAAAAGATTAAAAATCTCAGCAAATGA
- a CDS encoding phytoene desaturase family protein, translated as MSKYDVVIVGSGLGGLECAAILSKEGYHVCVLEKNPIIGGCLQSFKRNGHLLDTGFHYIGSLDPGQILHQYFKYFGILDKVKLRRLDEDAFDVINYGGCEYSYAMGYDRFVDTLAEKFPSERSGLKEYANRIKNIYDLISVKHLQNGIISAGGMEYFSQSASHMIEETVKDEKLRNILAGNVTLYGGERDHSMLYHHAMITGSNIEGAYRIVDGTQSIADAFADVIRSNGGEVLKRKEVTRFIVENNRISAVELNGSERIEAKYFISNLHPATTFDLVDKTKAIKKAYLTRMNSMPNTYGLFTVYLIMKKDSFPYINRNYYLHEGSDAWYATAHPEDKRVRFALLCNQANSYNEKFADVVTILSPMFFDEVAQWSGTTVERRGDSYKEFKQAKAEEIIDFAARYIPNIRESIERIYTATPLTYRDYTATPQGSAYGISKSYKNPLISLIPTKTKIENLFLTGQNLNVHGALGVTLTATLTCSELLGKEYLAKKIGAV; from the coding sequence ATGAGTAAGTATGATGTTGTGATAGTTGGTAGCGGTCTGGGAGGACTGGAGTGCGCTGCTATACTATCGAAAGAGGGATACCATGTTTGTGTTTTAGAGAAGAATCCAATTATTGGTGGCTGCCTTCAGTCCTTTAAGAGAAATGGGCATCTGCTTGATACGGGATTTCACTATATCGGAAGCTTAGATCCGGGACAGATCCTCCATCAGTATTTTAAGTATTTTGGAATTTTAGATAAGGTAAAGCTTCGTCGCTTAGATGAGGATGCTTTTGATGTTATTAACTACGGAGGTTGCGAGTATAGCTATGCGATGGGCTACGACCGATTTGTTGATACCCTTGCAGAGAAGTTTCCTTCCGAACGATCAGGCTTGAAGGAGTACGCTAATAGGATAAAGAATATCTATGATCTTATTAGCGTAAAGCATTTGCAGAATGGCATTATCAGTGCAGGAGGAATGGAGTACTTCTCGCAGTCCGCCTCTCATATGATTGAGGAAACCGTAAAAGACGAGAAACTTCGTAATATTCTTGCCGGTAATGTAACGCTTTACGGTGGCGAACGCGATCATTCGATGCTATACCATCATGCTATGATTACGGGATCTAATATAGAAGGCGCATACCGCATTGTAGATGGTACCCAAAGCATTGCCGATGCTTTTGCGGATGTTATCCGATCGAATGGAGGAGAGGTGCTCAAACGCAAAGAGGTTACCCGTTTTATAGTGGAGAACAACAGAATTTCTGCGGTAGAGTTAAATGGAAGCGAGCGTATTGAGGCTAAATATTTCATATCGAACCTGCATCCTGCCACAACTTTTGATTTGGTTGATAAAACAAAGGCAATTAAGAAGGCTTATTTAACTCGCATGAATTCGATGCCCAATACCTATGGGCTGTTTACCGTTTACTTGATAATGAAGAAGGATTCCTTCCCTTACATCAACAGAAACTACTACCTTCACGAAGGTTCCGATGCGTGGTATGCAACGGCTCATCCAGAGGATAAGCGTGTAAGGTTCGCTTTACTTTGCAACCAGGCCAACAGCTACAACGAAAAGTTTGCCGATGTGGTTACAATTCTTTCTCCTATGTTTTTTGATGAGGTTGCGCAGTGGAGTGGCACAACGGTTGAAAGGAGAGGGGATTCGTACAAGGAGTTTAAGCAGGCGAAAGCGGAAGAAATCATTGATTTTGCTGCGCGATATATACCGAATATAAGGGAGAGCATAGAAAGGATATACACGGCAACACCTCTAACCTATAGAGATTATACGGCAACACCCCAAGGTTCTGCTTATGGGATTTCCAAAAGTTACAAAAATCCGTTGATATCGCTCATTCCTACAAAAACCAAGATCGAAAATCTCTTTCTAACAGGCCAAAACCTTAACGTACATGGAGCTTTGGGCGTTACGTTAACGGCAACGCTTACTTGCTCTGAGCTACTCGGTAAGGAATATTTGGCGAAAAAAATTGGGGCTGTTTAG